In Nicotiana tabacum cultivar K326 chromosome 2, ASM71507v2, whole genome shotgun sequence, the following proteins share a genomic window:
- the LOC107830482 gene encoding aquaporin PIP2-1, translated as MGKDIEVGTEYAPKDYQDPPPAPLIDPEELGKWSFYRAIIAEFIATLLFLYITVLTVIGYKSQTDTDHNGEQCGGVGILGIAWAFGGMIFVLVYCTAGISGGHINPAVTFGLFLARKVSLVRAIMYMLAQCLGAICGCGLVKAFQKAYYVKYGGGANMLNDGYSTGTGLGAEIIGTFVLVYTVFAATDPKRNARDSHIPVLAPLPIGFAVFMVHLATIPVTGTGINPARSFGAAVIYGKEKAWDDQWIFWVGPFIGAAIAAFYHQFILRAGAVKALGSFRSNA; from the exons ATGGGCAAGGACATTGAAGTTGGCACTGAATATGCCCCAAAAGACTACCAAGACCCACCCCCTGCACCCTTAATTGACCCTGAGGAACTAGGAAAATGGTCCTTTTACAGAGCCATAATAGCTGAATTTATAGCCACTTTATTATTTCTCTACATCACTGTCCTCACTGTAATTGGATACAAGAGCCAAACTGACACTGACCATAACGGCGAACAATGTGGTGGTGTTGGTATTCTTGGAATTGCATGGGCATTTGGGGGCATGATTTTCGTCCTTGTTTATTGCACTGCTGGTATTTCTGGTGGACATATTAATCCTGCTGTTACATTTGGACTATTCTTGGCTAGGAAAGTGTCGTTGGTTCGTGCAATTATGTATATGTTGGCTCAGTGTTTAGGAGCCATTTGTGGTTGCGGGTTGGTTAAGGCATTTCAAAAGGCGTACTATGTTAAGTATGGTGGTGGTGCTAATATGTTGAATGATGGTTATAGTACAGGTACCGGTTTGGGTGCTGAAATTATTGGCACATTTGTTCTTGTTTACACTGTTTTTGCTGCTACTGATCCTAAGAGAAATGCTAGAGACTCTCATATTCCT gtgTTGGCACCACTTCCAATTGGATTTGCTGTGTTCATGGTTCATTTGGCCACAATACCTGTAACTGGAACTGGTATTAACCCTGCTAGAAGTTTTGGAGCTGCTGTTATTTATGGTAAAGAAAAAGCATGGGATGACCAA TGGATTTTCTGGGTTGGACCTTTTATTGGAGCTGCAATTGCTGCATTTTACCACCAATTTATATTGAGAGCTGGAGC